In one window of Montipora foliosa isolate CH-2021 unplaced genomic scaffold, ASM3666993v2 scaffold_394, whole genome shotgun sequence DNA:
- the LOC137987885 gene encoding uncharacterized protein, producing MFYADDTQIYITLNPNNPTCSTDILRSCIEDVISWNTKNMLKCNQGKTEVVLFSSRFTKNYELLPTFSFGNNTIVVTKEARNLGVMFDENLTSMSQINLICKKAMLSIRSIGRIKKYLSKDDLARVVNAFVIPHLDYCNSVLYGLPKSQLDKLQRVQNVAARLVSGVRKQDHISPTLKALHWLPVEKRIIFKILLMTYKTLNGLAPSYLTTLITRYRPTRKLRSSSRSTLQVPRVKTSTYGDRAFSSAAPKLWNSLPDCIKSKQSLSSFKSSLKTFLFKSAYSC from the coding sequence ATgttctatgctgatgacacacaGATCTACATCACTCTGAACCCCAATAATCCAACTTGTTCTACTGATATTCTTAGATCATGCATAGAAGATGTGATATCATGGAATACAAAGAACATGCTCAAgtgcaatcagggaaaaactgAAGTTGTTCTTTTCTCCTCGCGATTTACTAAGAACTATGAATTATTGCCAACCTTTTCCTTTGGAAATAACACGATCGTAGTCACAAAAGAGGCTCGTAACCTTGGTGTAATGTTTGATGAGAACCTTACTTCCATGTCACAAATCAATCTGATATGTAAGAAGGCTATGTTATCGATAAGGTCGATTGGTCGCATCAAGAAGTATCTCTCAAAAGATGATCTAGCACGTGTAGTTAATGCATTTGTCATCCCTCAtcttgactattgcaatagtgtGCTATATGGTCTTCCCAAGTCTCAACTTGACAAGCTTCAAAGGGTCCAAAATGTCGCAGCTCGTCTAGTCAGCGGAGTTCGCAAACAAGACCACATTTCGCCAACTCTGAAAGCTCTTCATTGGCTACCCGTTGAAAAACGGATCATTTTCAAGATTCTATTAATGACATACAAGACTTTGAATGGACTTGCTCCAAGCTACTTGACAACTCTAATCACTCGCTACCGTCCAACACGTAAATTGCGCTCATCGAGTCGTTCAACCCTGCAAGTACCACGTGTGAAAACATCCACCTATGGTGACCGGGCGTTTTCTTCTGCAGCACCAAAACTTTGGAACTCACTTCCCGACTGCATAAAATCAAAGCAGTCACTTTCGTCGTTCAAGTCATCactcaaaacatttttatttaaatcagcATACTCCTGCTGA